The window CCACGCCGCTGGCACTGCCGGCCGGCCTGCCGGTGGTGACGCTTTCCCGCGCCGGCCTGGCGGCCGACGACACCTACCTCGTGCCCGAGGGCTGGCCCAACGCCCTGGCCCCGGGGCTTGCCGCCGGGGCGCGCTGCGTCGTGTACTGCCAGAACTGGGCCTACCTGTTCCACGGCCTGCCCGGGGGGGTCGGCTGGGACAGGCTGCCGGTGTCGTTTCTGGCCGTGTCCGACCCGGTGGCCCGCTACATCGAACTGGCCCTGGGCACCCGGCCCCCGGTGTTGCGCCCGGCCATCGATCCGGCCCGGTTTTTCCCGCCTCCGGCCAAGCCGGCGCCCGGCCCCGTGCGCGTGGGCTTCATGCCGCGCAAGAACAAGGCCCTGGCGGCCATGGTCCGCGACGTGGTCACGGCCCGGTCCTCGCGCACGGGGCTGGCCCTGGACTGGATCGCCATCGACGGCCTGTCCCCGGACGGCGTGGCCGAGGCCCTGCGCTCCTGCCACGTGTTTCTGGCCACGGGTTTTCCCGAGGGCTGTCCGTTGCCGCCGCTGGAGGCCCTGGCCTGCGGCTGTATCGTGGCCGGGTTCGCCGGCTTCGGCGGCTTCGACTACATGCGCCAGGCCGGTGAGGGCGGTTATGCCCCAAGCGTTGCCCTGCGCGACGTGCCCTGGGGCGGCAACGGCTTTTACGCCGCCGACAATGACGTTTTCGGGGCGGCGGCCTGCCTGGAGGCGGCGGCTAGGCTTTGGGTCTCGGGCGGCGCGGGGCTCACGGCAGTGCTCGAAAACGGACGGCTGACGGCGGCCGCCTACGCACCGGCCAACCGCCTTGGCGCCGTGACAAAGTTGCTCGCCAACGCGCTACGCTGACCGCCCAACGAACCCCCCGGCGTGTCGATTGCCTTTCTCCCGGCTTCCTGTATTGTTATAGTCGACCCCCAAGGTCGGATACCCGCAACCCGCGTCCAAGGAGCCCCGATGCAAGGCATTGCCTCGCGCCTGCGCAACTGGCTGCGCCCGCTCACGACCCCAGTCCGCGCGGCCTCGCGCCGCCGCTTTCTGGCCCTTTCCGCCCTGGCCCCCCTTTTTGCCGCCGCCCCGGCCCTGGCCCGAAAGGCCGAAAACGCCATGGACATGGCCGGCCACGGCGGCCACATGGGCCACGGCGATCCCATGGGCACGGCCGCCTCCGGACATGGCATTCCCGCCTACGCCTGGCGCGACCCAAGCATCGCCGTCACGCCGCCGCCGCCCCTGACCGGCAAGGGCCAAGGGGTCGTCCTCACCCCCCACCTGCCAAGCCTCGGCTACGAGGCCGACGGCGACGTCAAGGTCTTCCGCCTCACGGCCCAACCCGTGGAACGCCTGCTCCTCGACGGCCCGCCGCCACCGGGCTCGATCTGGGCGCGCTGGCACGCGGCCATGGGCGGCATGCACGGCATGGACATCCCGAAAAAAGTCCGCCTGTGGGGCTACAACGGGTCCGTACCCGGCCCAGCTATCGAAGTGACCCAGGGCGACCGGGTGCGCATCATCGTCAAAAACGAGCTGCCCGAACCGACGAGCGTCCATTGGCACGGCCTGGAGGTGCCCAACGACCAGGACGGCGTGGGCGGCCTGACCCAGCCGGCCATCGCCCCGGGCCAGACCTTCACCTACGAATTCACGGTCCACCAGGTCGGCACCTTCATGTACCATTCCTCGTTCAACGAAAAAAAACAGGTCGGCATGGGCCTGGGCGGGTTTTTCATCAGCCACCCGGCCGACGGCTCGCGCCGGGTGGACCGCGATTTCGCCATCCTGCTCCAGGAATGGTTCTTTCTGCCCGGCAACCCGGCCGTGGACGTGACCTCCACCGACCCCAACTGGTTTACCTTCAACGGCAAATCCGCGCCGTCCACGGCCGTGCTCACGGCCAGGGTCGGCCAGGCCGTCCGCCTGCGCCTGGCCAACCTGTCCAACATGCACGCCCACCCCATCCACCTCCACGGGGTCACTTGGCGCGTGACCGGCACCGAGGGCGGCCCCATTCCCGAATCGGCCCAATGGCCCGGCAACACCGTCAACGTCGCCCCGGGCACGGCCCGCGACGTGGAATTCCGCTTCACCCACCCCGGCTACTGGCACATGCACTGCCACAAGCTGCACCATGTGGTGAACGCCCATGCCAACGTGCCCATGGGCATCATGCCCATGGGCGGCATGACCATGCTCTTCGATGTGGCCCCGGCAGCGGACGGCAAGGCCGGGGAGGACCCGGGCCAAGGCGTCGGCCAGGGGCACGGCCACGGGCACACTCCCCCTGCCGGCGAGGCCGCACCGCCCGCCGCCGGCCCGGGCCAGCCGGCCCCCAATGCGCCTCCACCCGCCCACCAGGGCCATGGCAACATGGGAGGGCAATGACATGAACCGCCTGCTGCCCGTTTTCGCGCTGCTTGTGCTTGTTGCCGGCTGCGCCAAGGTCCAACCCGAGGCGGATTTCGCCAAGACGGCCCAGCTCGTGGCCGCACGTTCCGGCCAGCAGCCCGTCTGGGTCCGCACCCCCGAGGACGCGGCCCTGGCCCAAAAGGAGGTCGCGGCCATCCTTGCCCGGGGTGTCGGCCAGGGCGATGCCGTGCGCCTGGCCCTGGTCAACAACCCGGCCGTTCAGGCCCGGTTCGAGGCCATCGGCATCGCCCGGGCCGACGTGGTCCAGGCCGGGCTGCCGCAAAACCCCTCCCTGGCCGTGCTGTTCGGCTTTCCGCTTTTTTCCGGCGGCCCCCTGGCCGCCCTGGCCGCCCAAGCCATGGTTTCCGTCTCGGACCTGGCCACGATCAAGGACCGCACGGCCAGGGCGCAAGCCGAACTGGAGCGCGAAATCCTCCTGGTCGGCCAGGACGCCATGATG of the Solidesulfovibrio sp. genome contains:
- a CDS encoding glycosyltransferase family 1 protein, which encodes MKRIFIFLPPLRGVSGGLAVLGDTARDLRALGREVVLVLREAGATPLALPAGLPVVTLSRAGLAADDTYLVPEGWPNALAPGLAAGARCVVYCQNWAYLFHGLPGGVGWDRLPVSFLAVSDPVARYIELALGTRPPVLRPAIDPARFFPPPAKPAPGPVRVGFMPRKNKALAAMVRDVVTARSSRTGLALDWIAIDGLSPDGVAEALRSCHVFLATGFPEGCPLPPLEALACGCIVAGFAGFGGFDYMRQAGEGGYAPSVALRDVPWGGNGFYAADNDVFGAAACLEAAARLWVSGGAGLTAVLENGRLTAAAYAPANRLGAVTKLLANALR
- a CDS encoding copper oxidase; the protein is MQGIASRLRNWLRPLTTPVRAASRRRFLALSALAPLFAAAPALARKAENAMDMAGHGGHMGHGDPMGTAASGHGIPAYAWRDPSIAVTPPPPLTGKGQGVVLTPHLPSLGYEADGDVKVFRLTAQPVERLLLDGPPPPGSIWARWHAAMGGMHGMDIPKKVRLWGYNGSVPGPAIEVTQGDRVRIIVKNELPEPTSVHWHGLEVPNDQDGVGGLTQPAIAPGQTFTYEFTVHQVGTFMYHSSFNEKKQVGMGLGGFFISHPADGSRRVDRDFAILLQEWFFLPGNPAVDVTSTDPNWFTFNGKSAPSTAVLTARVGQAVRLRLANLSNMHAHPIHLHGVTWRVTGTEGGPIPESAQWPGNTVNVAPGTARDVEFRFTHPGYWHMHCHKLHHVVNAHANVPMGIMPMGGMTMLFDVAPAADGKAGEDPGQGVGQGHGHGHTPPAGEAAPPAAGPGQPAPNAPPPAHQGHGNMGGQ